The following proteins come from a genomic window of Erpetoichthys calabaricus chromosome 18, fErpCal1.3, whole genome shotgun sequence:
- the LOC114669057 gene encoding small integral membrane protein 4, whose amino-acid sequence MAKGIPRVRSLLEKVPGQKLFGPYRFLPFFFVLGGAMEWFMINVRAGEETFYDVFRRKQAERRYQERLEQGFAVQTEEVRR is encoded by the exons ATGGCGAAAGGCATTCCTCGTGTTCGAAGTCTCCTTGAGAAAGTCCCCGGCCAGAAGCTGTTCGGCCCGTACaggtttttgccatttttcttcgTGCTCGGCGGAGCGATGGAGTGGTTCATGATCAATGTCCGAGCTGGAGAGGAGACCTTCT atgatgtgtttAGAAGAAAGCAAGCTGAAAGGCGCTATCAGGAGAGACTGGAGCAGGGCTTTGCTGTACAAACGGAAGAAGTGAGAAGATAA